Proteins from one Mesoplodon densirostris isolate mMesDen1 chromosome 1, mMesDen1 primary haplotype, whole genome shotgun sequence genomic window:
- the FXYD4 gene encoding FXYD domain-containing ion transport regulator 4, producing the protein MEGVVRGLLLLLAGLPVLEANDLVDKDSPFYYDWEGLQLGGVICAALLCIAGILFALSGKCKCKQDHKHSSLPEKAVPLITPGSASTC; encoded by the exons ATGGAGGGAGTGGTCCGGGGCCTTCTCCTCCTGCTGGCAG GCCTGCCCGTCCTGGAAGCCAATGACCTGGTTG ATAAAGACAGTCCCTTCTACTATG ACTGGGAAGGCCTGCAGCTGGGCGGGGTGATCTGTGCGGCGCTCCTGTGCATCGCTGGAATCTTGTTTGCCCTGA GTGGCAAATGCAAATGCAAGCAAGATCATAAGCACAG CTCCTTACCCGAGAAGGCAGTTCCACTCATCACTCCAG GCTCTGCCAGTACCTGCTGA